In a single window of the Photobacterium profundum SS9 genome:
- a CDS encoding 3-deoxy-7-phosphoheptulonate synthase, with product MAIHPSVMRTTTCRRLPSPAELLSDYPCKADTEHHIMTSRNDVRDILHGKDDRLLVVIGPCSIHDPDAALAYAKQLKPLVEQFSDHLHIVMRTYFEKPRTTTGWKGLIFDPHLDNSNDLITGLTTARQLVLAINELGVPTSTEFLDNTSFLYLADLMSWGAIGARTTESQVHRQLTSGLPCPVGFKNGTDGNIRIATDAILSSQSPHLYTVTGHDGHLYAVESTGNADCHIILRGGQEPNYSPGHIQAASKALYQAKLPVSIMVDCSHGNSQKRHKNQLVVAQSLCEQLSQGEQAITSIMVESFFEEGSQAISANMTYGQSVTDACINWSDTEILLNQFAAAIATRRALYQSASPVAMHG from the coding sequence ATGGCTATTCACCCATCAGTGATGAGAACGACGACATGCCGTCGGCTTCCTTCACCAGCAGAACTGCTCAGTGACTACCCGTGCAAGGCCGACACTGAACACCACATTATGACATCGCGTAATGATGTGAGGGATATTTTACATGGCAAAGATGATCGGCTTTTGGTCGTGATTGGTCCATGCTCAATTCATGACCCGGATGCAGCACTGGCATACGCAAAGCAGCTTAAGCCACTGGTCGAACAGTTTAGTGATCACTTACATATTGTAATGCGAACGTATTTCGAAAAGCCCCGAACAACAACTGGTTGGAAAGGCTTAATATTCGATCCGCATCTCGACAACAGTAATGACCTTATTACTGGGTTAACAACAGCGCGTCAGTTAGTGCTCGCTATTAATGAACTTGGTGTACCAACCTCAACCGAATTTTTGGATAATACCAGTTTTCTATATTTGGCCGACCTCATGAGCTGGGGAGCCATTGGCGCCCGCACTACAGAGTCACAAGTTCACCGACAGTTAACCTCGGGCTTACCCTGCCCCGTCGGTTTCAAAAACGGCACCGATGGTAACATTCGTATTGCGACAGATGCCATTCTTTCGAGCCAATCCCCTCACTTGTATACCGTTACGGGGCACGATGGACATTTATATGCAGTAGAAAGTACAGGTAATGCCGATTGCCACATCATCCTACGTGGTGGGCAAGAACCTAACTACAGTCCGGGCCATATTCAAGCTGCCAGCAAAGCGCTATACCAAGCCAAGTTACCAGTAAGTATTATGGTAGATTGCAGCCATGGAAACAGCCAAAAGCGTCATAAAAACCAATTAGTTGTCGCACAATCGTTATGTGAACAACTGTCTCAGGGCGAACAAGCAATCACGTCAATTATGGTGGAGAGTTTCTTTGAGGAAGGCAGTCAAGCGATCAGTGCCAATATGACCTACGGACAATCGGTAACGGATGCCTGTATCAACTGGAGCGACACAGAAATATTGCTTAACCAATTTGCCGCTGCCATTGCGACTCGCCGCGCACTGTACCAATCGGCCTCGCCAGTCGCCATGCACGGCTAA
- a CDS encoding ABC transporter ATP-binding protein — protein MTLLTMSNIGFSYDEKSVFHNVSIQLNRGKLVGIVGPNGGGKSTLLKLIAKQMEPHSGDITLEGKPLAQYSMKALAKQVAYLPQHPLSPAGITVEQLVQYGRHPHQSWFNQWNDKDAEQVNQAIELMQLSDILQQPVTSLSGGQRQRAWLAMILAQDTDLILLDEPTSALDIGHQIEVMESISHMVASGKTVVLVIHDLAAAARYCDELIAIGNNAVVASGSVNEVVTKTLIDDLYDTNVDILYAPFDQAPVIVPRRQVHAKQ, from the coding sequence ATGACTTTATTAACGATGAGCAATATTGGTTTTTCTTATGATGAAAAGTCCGTGTTCCATAATGTATCTATACAGCTAAATAGAGGGAAATTGGTAGGGATTGTTGGGCCCAATGGCGGTGGAAAATCGACATTGCTGAAATTGATTGCCAAACAAATGGAGCCCCACAGTGGTGATATTACCCTTGAGGGAAAGCCGTTGGCGCAGTACTCGATGAAAGCGCTAGCCAAGCAGGTTGCTTATTTACCGCAACATCCGCTTAGCCCCGCAGGTATTACAGTGGAGCAGCTGGTGCAATATGGACGTCACCCTCATCAAAGTTGGTTTAATCAATGGAACGACAAAGATGCCGAGCAAGTAAACCAAGCCATTGAGTTGATGCAGTTGTCAGACATTTTACAACAACCAGTAACTAGCCTGTCTGGCGGTCAACGGCAGCGTGCTTGGCTAGCAATGATACTGGCACAAGACACCGATTTAATTTTATTAGATGAACCGACCAGCGCGTTAGATATTGGTCACCAAATTGAGGTGATGGAAAGTATTAGCCATATGGTAGCGTCTGGTAAAACAGTGGTATTGGTGATTCATGATTTAGCCGCGGCAGCTCGTTATTGCGATGAACTAATTGCCATTGGTAATAATGCGGTGGTGGCATCGGGTAGCGTGAATGAGGTGGTAACTAAAACCTTGATTGATGACTTATACGACACAAATGTAGATATATTATATGCCCCGTTTGATCAGGCTCCTGTGATTGTGCCGCGTCGTCAGGTACATGCGAAGCAATAG
- a CDS encoding FecCD family ABC transporter permease — translation MSHEHSLSTEQVAPSLSSLTLASTSPVITPTGKWRLQCGQYNLLVEKRAVIVSVILMVMLLVGIVIAVSVGSAKLTPLSALQAFLGDASRMVNIMVFKIRLPRVVAVVVAGAALGLSGCLIQTLVRNRLATPDMIGVNEGATLAITFFTLYITVGAWPWWAAPIGAMLAAVILFLLCKNPGEQGYLFVVIGIGVSELMRAIGEFMMSTESIVHVSSVYMWSMGNFVGQGYTTSLPVAMLLLLLCPFIVYFSRQLNVLRLGVSTAQSLGINVNRVQLSILMLAIMVAALGTAIGGPIVFIAMAAPILASYCVKNRIVPLWSAALLGALLLLFSDTLVRVLADPHEVATGIMTRILGGMMLLVFLLRDKGSAD, via the coding sequence ATGTCACACGAACATTCACTTTCCACTGAGCAAGTAGCACCGTCTTTATCTTCGTTAACATTAGCTTCAACCTCTCCTGTAATAACGCCTACGGGGAAATGGCGGTTACAGTGTGGGCAATATAACCTTTTGGTTGAAAAGCGTGCGGTCATCGTCAGTGTCATATTAATGGTCATGTTGCTGGTGGGTATCGTGATTGCGGTCAGCGTTGGCTCTGCAAAATTAACCCCGTTGTCGGCATTGCAAGCTTTCCTTGGTGATGCATCGCGCATGGTCAATATCATGGTATTTAAAATCCGTTTACCACGCGTGGTTGCGGTCGTGGTTGCAGGTGCAGCACTCGGGCTATCCGGTTGCTTAATTCAAACCTTGGTGCGTAACCGTTTAGCAACACCCGATATGATAGGGGTTAACGAAGGGGCCACACTCGCCATTACCTTCTTTACCTTGTATATCACCGTAGGTGCATGGCCATGGTGGGCTGCGCCTATTGGTGCCATGCTTGCTGCCGTGATTTTGTTTTTATTGTGTAAGAACCCTGGTGAGCAAGGGTATTTGTTCGTCGTTATTGGTATCGGGGTGTCCGAGTTGATGCGGGCGATCGGCGAATTTATGATGTCGACAGAATCTATCGTGCATGTCAGCAGTGTGTATATGTGGAGTATGGGAAATTTTGTCGGGCAAGGCTATACGACAAGCTTACCTGTAGCCATGCTCTTGTTGTTGTTATGTCCCTTTATTGTTTACTTTTCTCGGCAACTCAATGTATTGCGATTAGGTGTTAGTACGGCGCAAAGCTTGGGTATTAATGTGAATCGAGTGCAGCTTAGCATTTTGATGCTTGCCATCATGGTGGCGGCACTAGGAACAGCTATTGGCGGGCCTATTGTCTTTATTGCGATGGCAGCCCCGATCTTGGCGTCGTATTGCGTCAAGAATCGCATTGTTCCACTGTGGAGTGCTGCGTTGCTAGGGGCGCTGTTGTTGTTATTCAGCGATACCTTAGTAAGGGTGTTGGCGGATCCGCATGAAGTTGCTACGGGGATCATGACCCGTATTTTAGGCGGTATGATGCTATTAGTTTTCTTATTACGCGACAAAGGAAGTGCGGACTAA
- a CDS encoding FecCD family ABC transporter permease: MTKSHLIGLGSCLAAVSFLVLLSLSVGAGIYGFSDAFGYLTGSPLLASDAQLAMVMDTLRIPRTLCAVIVGVSLALAASLLQSATRNPLAEPGLLGVNAGAVLGLVIGLTYFDVESTQGYLVWSGLGALVGNTVVLIIGHLVGKSHPLKLILVGVALSATFGGLSNYVLLSNQVVLDQFRFWNLGSLAAAEMGAMLMILPFLVVAVILTFALTRQLTLMQLGEQQAKSLGINTNVVRIGVLIASTLFTACAISVAGPISFVGFLSAYCARMVEPVALSLQVVFSALFGVIFLFIADILARWLIQPFEMPNGVILALIGAPVLIAVVHRGGFRTLLAVK, translated from the coding sequence GTGACAAAATCGCACCTTATTGGCCTCGGAAGTTGCTTGGCAGCAGTCTCCTTTTTAGTGTTGTTGTCGCTGTCGGTTGGAGCAGGTATCTATGGATTTAGTGATGCATTCGGTTATCTAACAGGCTCTCCATTACTGGCATCAGACGCGCAACTGGCCATGGTGATGGATACTTTACGCATTCCACGCACCTTGTGTGCTGTTATTGTCGGAGTTAGTTTAGCGTTGGCGGCTTCATTACTGCAAAGTGCGACGCGTAACCCGCTGGCAGAGCCGGGTTTGCTTGGTGTTAATGCGGGTGCAGTTCTGGGTTTAGTTATCGGGCTTACTTACTTTGATGTGGAATCGACTCAAGGCTATTTAGTGTGGTCTGGGTTAGGTGCGCTGGTAGGTAATACTGTGGTGTTGATCATAGGCCACCTTGTGGGTAAATCACATCCATTGAAATTGATTCTCGTCGGTGTAGCCCTTAGTGCTACGTTTGGCGGCCTATCGAATTATGTGTTGTTGTCGAACCAAGTGGTACTTGATCAATTTCGCTTTTGGAATCTAGGTTCATTGGCAGCTGCTGAAATGGGGGCGATGTTGATGATCTTGCCATTCTTAGTGGTGGCTGTGATATTAACTTTTGCTTTAACTCGTCAATTAACCTTAATGCAATTAGGTGAACAGCAAGCCAAATCATTGGGCATTAATACCAATGTGGTACGTATTGGGGTGCTGATTGCTTCTACCTTATTTACAGCTTGTGCCATCTCGGTAGCGGGCCCTATCAGTTTTGTCGGATTTCTTTCTGCTTATTGTGCACGTATGGTTGAACCTGTTGCCTTGTCATTACAAGTGGTTTTTTCGGCACTTTTTGGCGTTATCTTTCTCTTTATTGCCGATATTCTTGCACGTTGGTTGATTCAACCGTTTGAAATGCCTAATGGGGTGATCTTAGCCTTGATTGGGGCGCCCGTCTTGATTGCAGTTGTGCACCGCGGTGGCTTCCGTACTTTGTTAGCTGTGAAATAG
- a CDS encoding iron-siderophore ABC transporter substrate-binding protein: MFLRKVALSALCLAAAFTAHSQTVSNEAMRSIHDVYGKMIEIPAAPKRVITLSEIDLDSTLALGLTPIGTVNGRGQQTLPRYLQSAIQQEIKIVGDLSRPNMETILELEPDLILTTPNRPEVLALLNEIAPTVVTFKRGEPWKDTFNRTADILNRQKEAIAFMSRYQQAVQQSKADIGDKAGQTISIVRWNPKGPAYMFKDAFASQVIADLGMTRPANQQDPGHTHSLSLSLEALNVLDGDWMVIGTLSTSGDAVDAMKQAESSPAFKQLSAIQTKRFEAVDGSLWTSVGGPLAALSVMQDIVKLVNKPDAEPLTP; encoded by the coding sequence ATGTTTCTTCGTAAGGTCGCACTTTCCGCGTTATGTCTTGCCGCAGCTTTTACCGCCCACAGTCAGACTGTGAGCAATGAAGCCATGCGTAGCATTCATGATGTCTACGGTAAAATGATTGAAATACCCGCCGCGCCCAAGCGGGTGATCACCTTGAGTGAAATCGACCTCGATAGCACCTTGGCATTGGGGCTTACACCTATCGGCACGGTGAATGGTCGTGGGCAGCAAACATTACCCCGCTACCTCCAATCAGCTATTCAACAAGAAATTAAGATTGTTGGTGACCTTAGTCGCCCCAATATGGAAACCATTCTAGAACTCGAACCAGATCTCATTCTAACGACGCCTAACCGACCAGAGGTATTGGCGTTACTGAATGAAATTGCCCCGACAGTTGTTACATTTAAGCGAGGCGAACCGTGGAAAGACACTTTTAACCGCACTGCCGATATCCTCAATCGTCAAAAAGAAGCCATTGCATTCATGTCGCGTTACCAACAAGCCGTACAGCAATCAAAGGCTGACATAGGTGATAAAGCCGGACAAACCATCAGTATCGTACGCTGGAACCCGAAAGGACCTGCCTACATGTTCAAAGATGCTTTTGCCAGCCAAGTGATCGCAGATCTTGGTATGACACGTCCCGCCAATCAGCAAGATCCTGGGCACACACATTCGCTATCATTGAGTTTAGAAGCATTAAATGTCTTAGATGGTGATTGGATGGTCATTGGTACACTCAGTACATCAGGCGACGCAGTCGATGCGATGAAACAAGCTGAATCAAGCCCTGCATTTAAACAACTCAGCGCAATCCAAACTAAACGTTTTGAGGCCGTTGATGGGTCATTGTGGACCTCTGTAGGTGGACCTCTCGCCGCATTGAGCGTAATGCAAGACATCGTCAAGCTGGTTAATAAACCGGATGCCGAACCACTTACGCCATAA